A genomic region of Catalinimonas niigatensis contains the following coding sequences:
- a CDS encoding co-chaperone GroES — translation MELTTDNKLKKLVIVGDRILIKPKKASEKTKSGLYLPPGVHEQEKVQYGYVMKTGPGYPIPMPADEDEPWKEREDQIKYIPLQAKEGDLAIFLQKGAFEVMYEGEKYYIVSQASILMLEREEDFY, via the coding sequence ATGGAATTGACTACCGACAATAAATTGAAGAAGCTCGTCATTGTAGGAGACAGGATACTTATTAAACCAAAAAAAGCATCTGAGAAAACCAAATCCGGGCTATATTTACCTCCCGGTGTACATGAACAGGAAAAAGTGCAATATGGATATGTGATGAAAACCGGGCCAGGGTATCCCATTCCCATGCCTGCTGATGAAGATGAGCCCTGGAAAGAACGTGAAGATCAGATCAAATATATACCCTTGCAGGCAAAAGAAGGTGATTTAGCCATTTTTCTACAGAAAGGAGCCTTTGAAGTGATGTACGAAGGTGAAAAATATTATATCGTATCCCAGGCTTCTATTCTTATGCTTGAGCGAGAAGAAGACTTTTACTAG
- a CDS encoding TonB-dependent receptor: MTRFSLMFVVLLLGSAVSGIAQQDPNWEEEGEIEAAEVVIEKSREIELPKANRIFERVPPLPVQESTIPIEYRFVEVLPRLQSLRPPIRVLKVKEPPLPKLYPNYIKAGFGNYITPYLEVYANSARSEDYSYGIHFKHLSSRLGPVDGGNSGNSDTRLALNGKYFTSGHTLFGEASYQRERYHFYGYTPGLELSRDSIKQLFNTISLSGGIERSEVDAAFDYQLKLNYRHLDDAYDASENQFGINFLASMAIAEQLGFHLQSDFWVMNRKDVADVFPNEPTSQDRNLFRLKPYFNYRTSTEPQQGLDIKAGLNLVYENDTLSNADKLHVYPFAQAKYHISNSFHLYASLEGEIERKSLLDFTNENPWLKPNVAVFHTNKNFGFGGGIAGKVNSMLGFNAGFSANNYKNLYFFANSASDSAKFDILYDTGNVFVFNLHGEVNIYSQDRFRTTIRGDYFAYDMDELAKPWHRPTVKMSLLSSYNIYDKFLLNAELLVMGGLEGINLASGTQKELGTIADLSFKADYLFSPRFSTFLQLKNILAQNYERYLNYPSRGIMVMAGITYSF, from the coding sequence ATGACCAGATTTAGCTTAATGTTTGTTGTATTACTTTTAGGGAGTGCAGTCTCGGGCATAGCACAGCAGGACCCTAATTGGGAGGAAGAAGGTGAGATTGAAGCAGCAGAAGTTGTCATTGAAAAGAGCCGTGAAATAGAGTTACCAAAAGCTAATAGAATCTTTGAAAGAGTTCCTCCTTTACCAGTGCAGGAGTCTACTATTCCCATAGAATATCGTTTTGTTGAGGTACTTCCCAGACTGCAGTCACTTAGGCCACCGATAAGAGTTCTTAAAGTTAAAGAACCGCCTTTACCTAAGCTATATCCCAATTATATTAAGGCTGGGTTCGGAAATTATATTACCCCTTATCTGGAAGTATATGCCAATAGTGCAAGAAGTGAAGACTATAGCTATGGAATCCATTTCAAACATCTCTCATCCCGTTTGGGACCGGTAGATGGTGGTAATTCCGGTAATAGCGATACACGTCTGGCGCTCAATGGAAAATATTTTACCAGTGGGCACACTCTTTTTGGAGAAGCAAGCTATCAAAGAGAGCGGTATCATTTTTATGGTTATACCCCCGGACTTGAATTAAGCCGAGATTCTATTAAACAGCTTTTTAATACTATTTCCCTATCAGGTGGGATTGAGCGCAGTGAAGTAGATGCTGCATTTGATTATCAGCTTAAGCTCAATTACAGGCACTTAGACGATGCTTATGATGCATCTGAGAATCAGTTCGGAATCAACTTTTTAGCATCAATGGCCATCGCTGAACAACTGGGTTTTCATCTACAGAGTGACTTTTGGGTGATGAATCGTAAAGATGTAGCTGATGTTTTTCCCAATGAACCTACTAGTCAGGATCGGAATCTGTTTCGTTTAAAACCCTACTTTAATTACCGAACCAGCACAGAACCACAGCAGGGACTGGACATTAAAGCCGGACTAAATTTAGTTTATGAAAATGATACACTCAGCAATGCAGACAAACTGCATGTATATCCTTTTGCTCAGGCAAAGTATCATATCAGTAACTCATTTCATCTCTATGCAAGTTTAGAAGGTGAGATTGAACGTAAGTCGTTGCTGGATTTTACGAACGAAAATCCCTGGTTAAAACCTAATGTAGCTGTTTTTCATACCAACAAAAACTTCGGATTTGGAGGTGGCATTGCAGGTAAAGTCAATAGTATGCTGGGATTCAATGCTGGTTTTTCGGCAAATAATTACAAAAACCTATACTTTTTTGCTAATAGTGCTTCAGATTCTGCAAAATTTGACATCCTTTATGATACAGGAAATGTTTTTGTTTTTAATCTGCATGGAGAAGTAAACATCTATAGCCAGGATCGTTTTCGTACTACCATCAGAGGAGATTATTTTGCATATGACATGGATGAATTAGCAAAGCCCTGGCATCGCCCAACAGTAAAAATGAGCTTACTAAGCTCGTATAACATTTATGATAAATTCTTATTAAATGCCGAATTATTGGTAATGGGAGGTCTGGAAGGCATCAATCTGGCATCAGGGACGCAAAAAGAATTAGGTACTATTGCAGATCTGAGCTTTAAAGCAGATTATTTGTTTTCACCTAGATTTTCTACTTTTTTGCAATTAAAAAATATATTAGCCCAAAATTATGAGAGATATCTCAACTACCCTTCACGGGGAATTATGGTAATGGCGGGTATTACATACAGCTTTTAA
- a CDS encoding SPOR domain-containing protein has translation MEDNERKSYNEEDQDDFGLPEVEYSPLDREDEIPPVYEQPHYYRGEEEENSKSKGLIIFGILSVVLIAGLCIYLFLFGGMEQVSKWLADEPAPPVYVEPEPEPIPEVVEEVTPEPEINPLAPYSDVTTISEPTGRSYIVIGSFVDEDLALDFSNKMIEQGIGVKILAPTGRAPLMHRVAVADFADFSEAMSDLELFRNNYGENTWVLKY, from the coding sequence ATGGAAGACAATGAAAGAAAGTCTTACAATGAGGAAGATCAAGATGACTTTGGTTTACCGGAAGTAGAATACAGTCCACTTGATCGTGAAGATGAGATTCCTCCCGTGTATGAGCAGCCTCATTATTATAGGGGTGAGGAAGAAGAAAACAGTAAATCCAAGGGTCTAATTATTTTTGGTATACTAAGTGTAGTACTGATAGCCGGACTATGCATTTACTTATTTCTGTTTGGAGGGATGGAGCAGGTGAGTAAATGGCTGGCTGATGAACCTGCACCACCGGTTTATGTAGAACCGGAACCAGAGCCCATACCTGAAGTTGTGGAAGAGGTTACTCCTGAACCAGAAATCAATCCTCTCGCTCCTTATAGTGATGTCACTACAATTTCAGAACCCACTGGTCGTTCATACATCGTCATTGGAAGTTTTGTAGATGAAGACCTGGCGCTGGATTTTAGTAATAAAATGATTGAACAGGGAATAGGTGTAAAAATACTTGCTCCCACCGGCAGGGCACCCCTTATGCATAGGGTGGCAGTCGCAGACTTCGCGGATTTCAGCGAAGCAATGAGTGATTTAGAACTATTCCGCAATAACTATGGTGAAAATACCTGGGTTCTTAAATACTGA
- a CDS encoding MotA/TolQ/ExbB proton channel family protein encodes MLLLQIQTELDTAALDTSAEAFTVWDLLLKGGYVMIPLFLLSILAVYIFVERVLTIKKASKVPEQFTDKIKNLVSVGDINSARMICSQTDSPIARMIEKGISRIGSPLKTIEASIENVGKIELYRLEKNLNLLATISGAAPMIGFLGTVTGMIQAFIAIAQEEGNVSPRLLSTGIYEAMITTAGGLAVGIIAYLGYNYLVSQVSKVVHKMEYTSIEFIDLLQEPR; translated from the coding sequence ATGTTATTACTTCAAATTCAAACAGAGCTGGATACTGCTGCCCTAGATACTAGTGCTGAGGCATTTACCGTTTGGGACTTACTTTTAAAGGGTGGGTATGTGATGATACCTCTATTTTTGTTGTCAATACTTGCCGTCTATATATTTGTAGAGAGAGTGCTGACTATCAAAAAAGCTTCCAAGGTACCTGAACAATTTACTGATAAAATTAAAAATCTTGTATCCGTCGGTGACATTAATTCTGCCAGAATGATCTGTTCTCAAACTGACTCTCCCATCGCACGTATGATTGAAAAGGGGATAAGCCGTATCGGAAGTCCACTTAAAACTATTGAAGCTTCTATTGAGAATGTTGGTAAAATAGAATTATACCGTCTTGAAAAGAATCTTAACTTACTGGCAACCATTAGTGGAGCAGCTCCTATGATTGGATTTTTAGGTACAGTAACCGGGATGATACAAGCATTCATTGCTATTGCACAAGAAGAAGGTAATGTAAGTCCAAGATTGCTTTCTACGGGAATTTACGAAGCCATGATTACTACAGCAGGGGGATTAGCAGTGGGAATTATTGCTTATCTGGGCTATAATTATCTGGTATCACAGGTAAGTAAAGTAGTCCATAAGATGGAGTATACCTCCATTGAATTTATTGATCTTTTACAGGAACCAAGATAA
- a CDS encoding ExbD/TolR family protein: protein MNLESKHKIETSFNFSSIADIIFLLLIFFMLTSSFVTPSGLPVNLPSSQSSSIVMQKVNVTITPDLKFYVNDKLVPVDQLNTILANSLSNSEQGVVVLNVDKSVPVEHLVKVAGIATALNAKVSIATKPE from the coding sequence ATGAACCTTGAATCAAAACATAAAATAGAAACCTCATTCAACTTTTCATCAATAGCCGATATCATCTTTCTACTATTGATATTTTTTATGCTGACCTCTTCTTTCGTTACCCCTTCCGGACTTCCTGTGAATTTGCCCTCGAGCCAGTCCTCATCAATTGTGATGCAGAAAGTGAATGTAACAATTACTCCTGATCTCAAGTTTTATGTTAACGATAAGCTTGTTCCGGTAGATCAGCTTAATACTATACTGGCTAATAGTCTTTCAAACAGTGAACAAGGGGTAGTAGTACTTAATGTTGACAAATCTGTACCGGTGGAGCATCTGGTCAAAGTAGCGGGAATTGCCACTGCTTTAAATGCTAAAGTTTCTATTGCAACAAAACCAGAATAG
- a CDS encoding energy transducer TonB, producing MAAEKEKEYRKIGLTVTIAVHALAFLLFFFMLAWREPDPPLPEYGIELNFGLDNTGSGQAPQPKPTAVVEKVQEEEIQEAEVEEVAETKPAEVVEEVKPAETVTQPEPSPDVIEKVPESRTEVVKETKKEAEQPRQPVKETASQTSASNEGDDTNKAGDKGKEQGSVDARAIYGAKGTSQGASLQMEGWNWDYIPRPEDTSNENGKIVFQITIDNQGEVIGVRTLEKTVSPEIERLYQEAIERVTFSRTADNIRPAAMSTGKITFIIKSK from the coding sequence ATGGCTGCTGAAAAAGAAAAAGAATATCGTAAAATAGGATTGACAGTGACAATTGCTGTTCACGCATTGGCCTTCTTGTTATTTTTTTTCATGCTTGCCTGGCGTGAACCCGACCCCCCGCTACCTGAATATGGAATTGAGCTTAATTTTGGCTTAGACAATACTGGTTCAGGGCAGGCACCTCAACCCAAGCCTACTGCTGTGGTAGAAAAAGTGCAGGAAGAGGAAATTCAGGAAGCAGAAGTGGAAGAGGTGGCAGAGACAAAACCTGCTGAAGTAGTAGAAGAAGTAAAACCAGCAGAGACAGTAACTCAACCGGAACCAAGTCCGGATGTGATTGAGAAAGTGCCTGAGAGCAGAACAGAAGTGGTAAAAGAAACAAAGAAAGAAGCTGAACAACCCAGGCAACCTGTAAAAGAGACTGCTAGTCAGACTTCAGCCTCTAATGAAGGGGATGATACCAACAAGGCAGGAGACAAAGGCAAAGAACAAGGATCAGTAGATGCCAGGGCGATCTACGGAGCTAAAGGAACCAGTCAAGGTGCCTCTTTGCAAATGGAAGGGTGGAATTGGGATTATATCCCCAGACCGGAAGATACTTCTAATGAAAATGGGAAGATAGTATTCCAGATTACTATTGATAATCAAGGGGAGGTTATAGGTGTGAGAACATTAGAGAAAACAGTGAGTCCGGAAATTGAGAGACTTTATCAGGAAGCAATAGAAAGAGTTACTTTCAGTCGTACAGCTGATAATATCAGGCCAGCAGCAATGTCTACAGGAAAAATAACCTTCATCATTAAGTCAAAATAA
- a CDS encoding response regulator transcription factor: protein MNKYKVVLADDHAILTEGTSSILAGYDFIELVGIASDGEEANRLVETQEPDVLVSDISMPGKSIFDISDDIRKKGLKTKILVFTMHESPDYVYKALNSNISGYITKNAEKEELVKAIQTLAEGDEYYSQPITQIIVKGFKNRKQKDTDNQNPLNVLSKREKEVLLLLIEGYNSKQIAEKLFLSERTVSNHRANMLQKCKVNNTVELVKLYLDNVNKW, encoded by the coding sequence ATGAATAAATATAAAGTAGTTCTGGCAGATGATCACGCCATCCTTACTGAAGGAACTTCGTCTATACTTGCAGGGTATGATTTCATAGAATTAGTAGGAATTGCTTCTGATGGAGAGGAAGCAAATAGATTGGTCGAAACGCAAGAGCCAGATGTTTTGGTATCAGATATCAGCATGCCAGGTAAATCAATTTTTGATATATCAGATGATATCAGGAAAAAGGGATTAAAGACAAAAATACTGGTGTTCACCATGCATGAATCACCAGACTATGTGTATAAAGCCCTGAATAGTAATATATCCGGGTACATAACTAAAAACGCTGAAAAAGAAGAATTGGTGAAAGCTATCCAAACACTTGCGGAAGGTGATGAATACTATAGCCAGCCCATCACTCAAATCATCGTAAAGGGATTTAAAAATCGCAAACAGAAAGATACCGATAATCAAAATCCTCTGAACGTACTATCCAAAAGAGAAAAAGAAGTACTCTTGTTGTTGATTGAGGGATACAATTCCAAACAAATTGCTGAAAAACTTTTTCTCAGCGAACGTACAGTATCTAACCATCGTGCGAATATGCTACAGAAATGCAAAGTCAATAATACCGTGGAGTTGGTGAAGCTTTACCTTGACAATGTGAATAAGTGGTAA
- a CDS encoding DUF2851 family protein, whose product MKEDLLQHIWQYQLFDKQNLQTTDGHTLNIIRLGIWNRESGPDFLQAQIKIDDMVWFGSIEIHIHASDWKQHKHHLNPAFDNVILHVVWEHPKTNLHHDGTKIPTLALKDRVDNLLLKKYDHLLHHDYSNQLACASYLTSIPSIHKFSVLEKAALKRLERKSAEVKLFWGNQQKDWQQTAFQWICRAYGFKVNAEAFATLGTRLPYQYLQAERDNFENIVALLFEVSGLIDTRLCSKKVINTAQHLRQKYAIDSYAMQKHEFRWSRLRPPNFPEVRLIQLAALLYKHANLMDILLHLQSFKSMLTLFDKTNDIIVSYNHEFPKAKVLGKESIYTIIINAIIPFRYAYGMHNADEQMKDQAVNLLQEIPGERNRFTKIFSQYNFPLSTALESQGVLEQYRFACQEKRCLECHIGAAIMKNRDLLVN is encoded by the coding sequence ATGAAAGAGGATTTATTACAGCATATCTGGCAGTATCAGCTTTTTGATAAGCAAAATTTACAAACAACTGACGGACATACGTTAAATATAATCCGTTTGGGAATATGGAATAGAGAATCTGGTCCTGATTTTTTACAGGCCCAGATCAAGATAGATGATATGGTCTGGTTTGGATCAATAGAAATTCATATCCATGCATCAGATTGGAAGCAACACAAACATCATCTTAATCCTGCTTTTGACAACGTTATCCTTCATGTGGTTTGGGAACACCCAAAAACCAACCTTCATCATGACGGTACAAAGATACCTACCCTGGCATTAAAAGACAGGGTGGATAATCTTCTCCTAAAAAAATATGACCATCTGCTTCATCATGACTATTCTAATCAACTGGCCTGCGCAAGTTATTTAACAAGTATACCTTCAATTCATAAGTTTTCCGTACTTGAGAAGGCGGCTTTGAAAAGATTAGAACGCAAATCAGCCGAAGTTAAACTCTTTTGGGGTAATCAACAAAAAGACTGGCAACAGACCGCTTTTCAATGGATATGCAGGGCTTATGGATTTAAAGTAAATGCTGAAGCTTTTGCCACCCTAGGCACTAGATTACCTTACCAGTATTTGCAAGCTGAAAGAGATAACTTTGAAAATATAGTGGCCTTGTTATTTGAAGTTTCCGGACTTATTGATACCCGATTGTGTTCTAAAAAAGTGATTAATACTGCACAACATCTCAGACAAAAATATGCCATAGACAGTTATGCAATGCAAAAGCATGAATTCCGCTGGTCGCGATTACGTCCGCCAAACTTTCCTGAAGTTCGCTTGATTCAATTGGCCGCGTTGCTCTATAAGCATGCAAATCTCATGGATATTTTGTTGCATCTGCAAAGCTTTAAGTCAATGCTTACCCTGTTTGATAAAACCAATGATATTATTGTGTCATATAACCATGAATTTCCTAAAGCTAAGGTTTTGGGAAAAGAGAGCATATATACAATTATTATTAATGCAATAATTCCTTTTCGTTATGCCTATGGAATGCATAATGCTGACGAACAAATGAAAGATCAGGCTGTAAATCTTCTACAGGAGATACCGGGCGAACGCAACAGATTTACCAAAATTTTCAGCCAATATAATTTTCCATTGAGTACAGCACTTGAATCTCAGGGAGTGTTGGAACAATATCGTTTTGCTTGTCAGGAAAAGCGATGTCTTGAATGTCATATTGGCGCTGCCATTATGAAAAACCGGGATTTATTGGTTAATTAA
- a CDS encoding HTTM domain-containing protein, whose translation MLYISVFRAYVSLAYEGSAPDWFQQLIDILYPRFQVEKQRFELSFFLFKADQILVRTLLLALGISFTLWILSPKQFLEKNIKLHSPSFYSLLVTIFYLGLLYFTWMWIWDFEQIVRMKSFYKGVLLYRIFHLPILPLPLYYSLYVLYILSIISVLFRYREVLFSTIAAVILLLFQGYSFSFEKIDHGQVTLTYTAMLMPALLYELRVQDNNKRPLNSHKFSWILFLIQLTIAGVYFLAGAEKLLTSGFEWATVETFRSYVYLHGQELGIKLAENNLLAHILPWGALLFQLFFFVILFQKRLKILILILGVFFHLGTKLLMDIGPYFSSWIFVYIFFIDWDSLLARWNEFMTRRHKKSQNGA comes from the coding sequence TTGCTCTACATCTCTGTGTTCAGGGCTTATGTAAGCCTTGCCTACGAAGGAAGTGCGCCAGACTGGTTTCAGCAGCTTATAGATATTTTGTATCCCAGATTTCAGGTAGAAAAACAACGGTTTGAACTTTCTTTTTTTCTCTTCAAAGCTGATCAAATCCTGGTCCGGACCTTATTGCTGGCTCTAGGAATTTCCTTCACTTTATGGATACTATCACCAAAACAATTTCTTGAAAAGAATATAAAGCTGCATAGCCCTAGTTTTTACAGTCTTTTGGTTACGATTTTTTACTTAGGACTACTCTATTTTACCTGGATGTGGATATGGGATTTTGAGCAAATTGTACGAATGAAATCTTTTTATAAAGGTGTATTATTATATCGTATTTTTCATTTGCCCATTCTGCCACTTCCGCTCTATTATTCCCTCTATGTGCTTTACATTTTAAGTATTATATCGGTCTTATTCAGATACCGTGAAGTGCTGTTTTCTACAATCGCAGCTGTGATCCTTTTACTTTTTCAGGGCTATTCTTTTTCATTTGAAAAAATAGATCACGGTCAGGTTACACTCACCTATACCGCCATGCTGATGCCGGCTCTTTTGTATGAACTAAGGGTGCAAGACAACAATAAAAGACCTTTAAATTCTCATAAGTTTTCCTGGATTCTATTCTTAATTCAGTTAACCATTGCCGGGGTCTATTTTTTGGCAGGGGCAGAAAAGTTACTTACCAGTGGGTTTGAATGGGCTACTGTAGAGACTTTTAGAAGTTATGTATACCTTCACGGGCAAGAATTAGGAATAAAACTGGCTGAAAATAACCTACTGGCTCATATACTCCCTTGGGGGGCTTTACTCTTTCAATTATTTTTTTTTGTTATACTGTTTCAGAAACGTTTAAAAATTTTGATTTTGATCTTAGGCGTATTTTTTCATCTTGGCACTAAGCTCCTGATGGATATAGGACCTTATTTTTCTTCGTGGATTTTTGTCTATATTTTTTTTATAGATTGGGATTCCCTCTTAGCACGTTGGAATGAATTTATGACCAGGAGGCACAAGAAAAGCCAAAATGGAGCATAG
- a CDS encoding DUF1987 domain-containing protein: MEPLYIEGSTKSPQVSLDAQKGIITIKGVADEQDALGFFFPIIQWLDAYTKHPAEHTEMKLEFKYYNTASAKALYEILKRISDIHKSGNTVNVKWYYPKGDDHLLSEIETFSDIAHLPIQAIEK, translated from the coding sequence ATGGAGCCATTATACATAGAAGGAAGTACTAAAAGTCCACAGGTTTCTCTTGATGCCCAAAAGGGTATCATAACAATTAAAGGAGTCGCTGATGAACAGGATGCATTAGGATTTTTTTTTCCTATCATTCAGTGGTTGGATGCCTACACCAAACACCCTGCTGAACATACGGAGATGAAATTAGAATTTAAGTATTATAATACAGCTTCAGCCAAAGCATTATACGAAATTCTAAAGCGTATTTCAGATATCCATAAAAGTGGAAATACTGTAAATGTAAAATGGTATTACCCTAAAGGAGATGATCACTTGCTGAGTGAAATTGAGACCTTCAGTGATATTGCCCACTTGCCTATACAAGCTATTGAAAAGTAA
- a CDS encoding ABC transporter ATP-binding protein encodes MIEIKNISKSFNGVKVLDDISGVFHKGKNNLIIGASGTGKSVLLKCIVGLIPPDSGTVYYNERDFTHADKDVKTEIRREIGMLFQGVALFDSLNVENNVKFPMNILTDLPEDEKQERANFCLQRVGLENINKKMPSELSGGMKKRVGIARAIVNNPKYLFCDEPNSGLDPQTSILIDELIQEITYEFGMTTVVVTHDMNSVIGMGDHVMFLYKGKKLWEGSNKVILNTEVKELRDFVFANKLISS; translated from the coding sequence ATGATTGAAATAAAAAACATAAGTAAGTCATTCAATGGTGTCAAAGTATTGGATGACATCAGTGGCGTATTTCATAAAGGAAAAAATAACCTCATCATTGGAGCTAGCGGTACTGGTAAAAGTGTCTTACTCAAATGCATCGTCGGCTTAATCCCTCCAGACAGCGGGACGGTGTATTACAATGAAAGGGATTTTACGCATGCTGATAAAGATGTGAAAACTGAGATACGTAGAGAAATAGGTATGCTGTTTCAGGGAGTAGCTTTGTTTGATTCACTCAATGTGGAAAATAACGTGAAATTCCCCATGAATATTCTTACCGATTTGCCCGAAGACGAAAAACAGGAGAGAGCTAATTTTTGTCTACAAAGAGTGGGATTAGAAAATATCAACAAAAAAATGCCTTCTGAGCTCAGTGGTGGGATGAAAAAAAGAGTGGGTATTGCCCGTGCCATCGTAAATAATCCCAAGTACCTTTTCTGTGACGAACCTAATTCCGGACTTGATCCACAGACTTCCATTCTAATAGATGAATTAATTCAGGAAATTACCTATGAATTTGGTATGACCACAGTTGTGGTAACTCATGATATGAATTCAGTAATTGGTATGGGAGATCATGTGATGTTCTTGTACAAGGGAAAAAAACTCTGGGAAGGCAGTAATAAGGTAATATTAAACACTGAGGTCAAAGAATTAAGAGATTTTGTATTTGCAAACAAACTGATCAGTAGTTAA
- a CDS encoding MlaE family ABC transporter permease: MRSLGKYVIFIGTLFKKMETLGTYVKRTLDEAIVIGINSLVLVTIVSTFIGAVTTVQTAENLVSPFIQDFIISTVVRDMTVFELAPTITSIVLAGKVGSSIAGELGTMRITEQVDALEVMGINSASYLVLPKIVAAMLMFPMLCVLAGFLSIYGGFLVGTLTNIVSGEDYVYGLRFDFRQYFIFIALVKSLVFAFLVSSIASYKGFFTKGGALEVGQASTSAVTNSCIAILLADYMVVEILL; this comes from the coding sequence ATGAGAAGCCTTGGCAAATATGTTATTTTTATTGGTACACTTTTTAAAAAGATGGAAACGCTTGGCACTTATGTCAAACGGACGCTGGATGAAGCCATTGTCATTGGTATCAATTCTCTGGTACTGGTCACCATAGTGTCAACTTTTATCGGGGCGGTAACGACAGTACAGACTGCTGAAAATCTTGTCAGCCCATTTATTCAAGACTTTATCATCAGCACAGTAGTTCGCGATATGACAGTGTTTGAATTGGCTCCTACCATCACATCTATTGTACTGGCTGGTAAAGTAGGTTCAAGTATTGCTGGCGAATTAGGAACCATGCGTATTACTGAACAAGTTGATGCGCTGGAAGTCATGGGTATTAACTCTGCGTCTTATCTGGTACTTCCTAAAATTGTGGCAGCCATGCTGATGTTTCCTATGCTTTGCGTACTGGCAGGTTTTCTGTCAATCTATGGAGGTTTCCTGGTAGGTACACTTACCAACATTGTTTCAGGTGAGGATTATGTTTACGGCTTGCGCTTTGACTTCAGACAGTATTTTATATTTATCGCACTTGTAAAATCCCTGGTATTCGCATTCTTAGTATCATCCATCGCATCTTACAAAGGTTTCTTTACCAAAGGTGGTGCATTAGAAGTAGGACAAGCCAGTACCAGTGCGGTTACTAATAGCTGTATCGCCATCCTCCTGGCCGACTATATGGTGGTTGAAATATTGCTTTAG
- a CDS encoding SDR family oxidoreductase — protein sequence MKKLAVITGGTKGIGKAIIENFAAEGYSIATCSRTESDLQALQKQILTIYPDLDFLYMPADLAQKGQVKSFADMIHKSGIPVEVVVNNSGLFIPGQIHDEEDGMLEKMIDTNLYSAYHLSRALLKPMMERKKGHIFNICSTASIIPYTNGGSYCIAKFAMLGMSKVLREEMKPHNIRVTSVLPGATYTASWEGTDLPEERFMKAEDVADTVMAAFKLSDRAVLEEVLIRPLLGDL from the coding sequence ATGAAAAAACTAGCAGTCATTACCGGCGGAACCAAAGGCATAGGTAAAGCGATCATTGAAAACTTCGCAGCGGAAGGTTATTCAATTGCCACCTGTTCTCGCACCGAGAGCGATTTACAGGCCCTTCAAAAGCAGATTTTAACCATCTATCCTGATCTTGATTTTTTGTATATGCCAGCAGATTTAGCTCAGAAAGGACAGGTGAAATCTTTTGCAGATATGATTCATAAAAGCGGTATTCCAGTAGAAGTAGTGGTAAACAATAGCGGCTTATTTATTCCCGGACAAATTCATGATGAAGAAGATGGTATGCTTGAAAAAATGATAGATACCAATCTCTACAGTGCCTATCATCTGAGCCGCGCTCTACTCAAGCCCATGATGGAAAGAAAAAAAGGGCACATATTTAATATCTGCTCAACTGCCAGTATCATCCCTTATACTAATGGTGGTTCCTATTGCATCGCAAAATTTGCCATGTTGGGCATGAGCAAAGTATTGCGGGAAGAAATGAAACCACACAACATAAGGGTAACTTCGGTGCTTCCTGGAGCTACTTATACAGCCAGCTGGGAGGGAACTGATTTGCCGGAAGAACGCTTTATGAAAGCAGAAGATGTGGCTGATACTGTGATGGCAGCGTTCAAACTATCAGATCGTGCAGTATTAGAAGAAGTGCTGATTCGTCCATTATTGGGAGATTTGTAA